The genomic window gagagggacGTGGAAAGATAAACTGGAATCAATGTGAGGCCTCCACAAGCACTGGAATCAATGTGaggcctccacaagcacactTGCTGAATGTTACTGAACGAGTCGGGCCGTCAGAGTCTCGTAAAATGTTTTCCCGCCACACTCTCTACCCTCACCTCCATTCCAGAAGAGCTTTAAGACCCTGGAGCCCACGCGCCCACCACACCTCCGCCCTACACCCCACTCACACGAACACGTCCCCGTCTACGTCCCCTGCTGCCAGCAGATCTCGGGTGGGATGGAACGCCAGGCCACTGGCTGGGGCTTCCAGCACGATGTCTTCTGGGGTATCACGGATCCGCGGTGCTGCCTTCGTGGAGTCAAGGTCTTCTTCTTCATTGCTAGAGTTCTCTGAGGGACTCTCCTCACACATGCGATCCATAGGACCCACGCGCGCGCCAAGGAGCCAAGTACATTGAATGAGGCGTTGCTTAGGTCGCTCCTTCCGGAAAGAGGCGGGATCGGAAGTGCACAGGGAAGAACGTCAGAAGGGGACGGACCTTTTGCCTCCGGTGGGCGGTGGGAGTGGAGCCGTCGCGGTGTTTTGCGACCTCTAAGAATCACTACCCTacccccttttatttatttatttatttgtaaataaagcTGAGTGAGTTGCAGTtcattaaaagtttcttttttttaaagggctaAGAAAAAAAgagctgaggaagaaagacacTTCAGAAAATACGGTCTTGGTTTCAGAGGATTTCCCCTGCCTCAGTGTTTTCCTGTATAATGAATGCCTGTCACGGCGCGCTGCGTGAACCTTATGGAGTCggtttctcttctcccacctttACGTAGATTCCAGTGATTAAACTCCGATCCTCAACCGGCTGTGCCATCTCCTGCTCCTCCATCCCAGACCTACCTTACCTGACCCACTGGTGGCCTGTGCTTGGGCTAGCTGGCTAGACTGACCTTTGAGGCCTGCCCTCCCTCCTAAGCCGCTTTACATATTTGGGAACAccctaaattctaccctatcctTCCATCCAGTCCTGTCCTAACAGATAGAGGGGGATCCCAATCATTCCTGACTTTGTGAAACCTAAGACCAAGGCTAGGGGGCAGGCACATTGctcaagaaggaaaaagagtCCATGCAACCCTAAGATAACGGACAGTGATTATTAACAGGAGGCAGCCTTCACACATGCTCAAACAGCTGCCCAGGCCAACATCTTTGGGCCTCCAAAAAAAACAGTGAACAGTCCAGTCTAGTAGTTCGCCTCCTGACCTTTGATGGGCTACCCAGAAAACAAGCATGACAGCTGATGCTCTGGGCATCCCTGTTAACAAAGGTTCCAATAACGAGGTTGCTTTCCATGGCAGTGCGGTAGGCCTTCTAAGGCATGTACTGGATGGTAGCACACTTCTTCGGGgcagggagacaaaggcaggtggatctcgtgaGACtatcaggccagcctgatctgtatactgagaaaggaaaataatgtgaacatgagggactggagagatggctcagcaggtaagaacactggctgctcttctagagggtcTGGGTTCtatcccatcacccacatggcagtctacaactgtccataactccagttccaggggatctcacacatatatacatgcaagcaaaacaccaatcaatgttgatatttgttttaaaataaattattgccggggagtggtggtgcacacctttagtcccagcacttggggaggcagaaaaCAGGTAGATCTCCGAGTTGGAGTTcagcctgctctccagagcaagttccaagacagccagggctatacaaagaaaccctgtcttgaaaaaccaaaaaaaaaaaaaaagtgagcatgAGGTGGGTTTGAAAGAATCATCTATCTGAAGAGGGATTAAAGGGCTAGAGTATTATAGAAACAATATTAAGCTGGCAGTCAACCCTCAGATCTTGCTTATTGATTCTAGGTATTCTTCATATGAATCATGTCTCTGTGACCGTTTTCCTCATTAGAACTGTGACCTACAACCATAGGACCATGGCACCATTTGTCTAAAGCCATTCTAGGTACTGACGAAGACAGTCCATTTTCTGCTTAAGCACTATTGGCAAAGCTGGATGCCTCAAAGAGCCCTCTTCTGCAGCTGTGGGTTTAAcacagtggtagagtgcttgtctagcatgcacagcTGAGTTCGATGTGCAATTCCACCAAAACGAAAATGTCCTTTCCTATCAAGATGAAAATGGTGGAAGTCAATGGCTAAGCTTAGTGACATCCAGCTTCCCTAGGAATTGGTGAACCCACAGATGCTATACTCAGCCAGGAAAAATGGAGACCCTAATGGACACCAGACCAAGTGTTGGCAAAGAGCAGAAAGGAGACAGTTCGCTCACTCCGGGCCTTGACAAACTTCTCAGGGTAAAGGGCACCAACACCTTTTGGACCAGGATATACCAGTTTTACCTCAAGGAGTTCCCCATCCCAGCCCCCATTAGTCGTTTAGCCAAGCGGGCCTTGAGTGGAACTCAACAATAATACTCCCCACTAAGGGTATAAACTCATAAAaggcttttgtttccacaagtgATTTTTATTAATACAGCTTCACTAAGCTCAATCCTATGCAGCCTTGAAACCAGTCTAGCAGGATGATCTTAGTCCCCAGAGAATCTCCAGTCTCAGACTAGGACCCCAGATAGAACTGACTAAGTCTGGCCATTTAACTTGACATCTCTCTTGCCATCAAtgactcttcccttccctcttggaAACTGGCCTAGCAAACATATGTTGGGAGAACCTGGCGACCAGTGTCAGCTCTGATATGCTAATAGGCACAACTACTGAAACTACCTTCTTCAAGGGACCCTCCAGAAAGAATGTCCAACACAGAAGACAGCGGGTTTAACTAATTTTAATTGAACATGTTgggcatggtgctgcatgccattaattttagcacttgggaggcagatctatAAACAAAGTTATACAATATACGTTTATAAACattcacaaacaaaaacagtttgcAACCTTTCTAGGAATTGTAGAAACAAACAGCTAAAagcacagtcatgtggtgatgtTTGGAACTAGAGATTAGTACTTTGGTCTTTTCACTTCAACCCTGAAATCAAAGCAGAAGCAGATCAGCAAAGGATCAGACACTGAAAAATTCCCACCAGGCCCAAAGAGAAAGAGTAATGCTGCTCACCCATCAgcctccatcttcttcctcttctcaatGATCTGTACAAGAACAGTATTGGTTATAAGCATCCTTCTAATGATTTACACCCACCTAAAGCCCAAAGATGACCTCACTCAACTTCTATGGCTAACccacctgtctgctcctggaTCTGTCAGTGTCTCTTCCCTACTGAAACCCCCCACCTAGGAAAGAGTCCACTAACCGCACTTATTTTCTTCCACTGGCGATCAAGCTCTGCCTTATCATTAGTTTCTTTGAAGCGTCTCGTCTTCCGTCCTTCAGACATCTTGATGCCATACTGGAATGCAGCCCTGAAAAGGGTCAttgtcagaagaaggcattagaagACTCACAGCAGTAGGGAGACGTTCTTAAAGTACCTATCGGGAAACACTGCAGCCAGCTACTGCTTCCTCTAACCCATTTTGGGCTAGTCCACCAAAACGCTACACCCTACTTCTCTGCCCATATTTACTCACTTGGGCAAAGCCTCCTTGTTGTTCATATACTCGCTATATTCCTCCTGAGTATCAAAGTCCCAGCGGCCTAAGGGACCCTTCTTGTTACCCTGTGGTAGagcaggtagggaggaaaagctATTAGTGGAAAGGTAATTTTCTCAGAACAAAACCAGATGCTCACAATCCACAATAATAATCCACCAGTATAAATCTTACCCTAATAAATAACATTCCTATAGACTTACATTATATACATTACTCTGAACATTAAATTCTTACAAAAATTCTAAAGTGagagttttatttctctttttatgatatagaaacaaaggcagttgtAAACAAGGAAAGCACATGGCAAGGTCACAAAACTAGCAAATGGCAAAGATAAAATTAAACAAGGCTCCAAGACTAAACCATGTTCTTGGATatgtggctcagcagtagagcacttgcccagcatatGTGAAGTCCTAAGTTTGGTCCCTAGgacaacagaaaacaagaagCTTCTGAGTCTGGGATGCACTCAGTGATACAGTACTTGGCTAGCATGCAAGAGTTCTCCAGCagtgaaaaataagtaaaaatttcttttatctgGGCATGGCAGTACACACCCATCATTTATAATCTCAGGACTAGAAAAGTGGGGACAGGAAGGGGAGTTTAAaggcatcctcagctacacatccagcctgggctacaagatcctcaaaacaaacaacaacaacatgttCTTAACTAATCACTTcaggagagcactgactcctgcaagttgtcctctgatctccacactcaTGCTATGAACACACtaagtaaatataaacaaaaattaaaaattactgaTCAAAGGCTGCCAACAACCTTAAATATTCTTTTAACCTCATACCTGGTCCATTTTGCTATAATCTACCTCTTCATCACTATCTACAGCCATGTCATCCAtcctaaagagaaacagaagttaACAGATGCTTTAGATCCATATTACTGTATTTCATTCAGAAACCCACCTGATACCCTTctcagaactaaacagagaattcaccCAAGTAGAAAAGTGCCCTTAGTTCCCAAGTGGTCAAATTTAAATCTCATAACCACCCCAACTTCCCTTACTTAGAACCCACTTACGTGGCTGGATAACATTCTGCATAACTATTGGACATGCCAAAGAAATCACCCAGCTGCTTcttgtcttctggcttcttcaaCATATGCCATGTTAAAGAAAATTCCATCAAATGCAGAAAAATTTGGTCGAGAGGGACCAGAGGCTAGAGGCTTTAACATGAACATTTCAGAAACCAGCTGTGAACTTGAATTGGTTCTCTAGTTGATACAAAGCATGATTTCATCCCAGCCCACACAGCATtaaagaaagagagcaaagacagGTAAACGGGAACAGAGAAACAACTGGAGCtggatgaaaagaaaatggctcctaTAACCCAGGAACAGCCAGGCATAGAGTGCATGCTATAATCTCGGCACTCAAAAGACAGAGACGTTGTCTCAGTATTAAtaaggaaaaacaattaaaaaccaggaaaaatgtaaataaaggaTATGATTCAGTGCCTTCCCAACCAGCAGACCCAGCAAATTTTTCATTGATGGACTTGATCAACTCTTTGGCAGACCCAGGTCCTGGAAGAAAAGACAACTCTGCTCAGACTCAAACTAATGCCTTTACAACCTCCTCCCACTACCCTGATTCcagctttaaaaatgttcttacaGGGCTCACAAGATAGTTAGCAGGTAAGAACCCTTGCTGCCAACCCCaacaacctgggttcaattctagGAACcaaagggtggaaggagagaaccaactcctagaAACTGACTGGCACACCCAagtccaaatacacacacacatgcatgcacgcaccaaataaataaaagtggtagttttggggggggggttgtttttgatctattttttaaagtttttgtttgtacttgaggcagtctcactatgtaggctagGATGACCTAGAATTACGGAGtttaggctagcctcgaactcccaatcttacctcagcctccagaatgctgggattatagatgaaTACAACCACATCTtgcaaattaaaacatatttttaaggcAAATGAACCCTTTTATCTATCAAAATTTTAACCAAATTCCAACTAATGCGCTACTCTGGTTAACAGTAGGATCTCCAGAATACTGTATACTCAACCTCAGCCTCACCTCAAAGCCTCAGAACTGAAAGAATTAGATGTGAGAGCAAATTAAGACATGGTTCTTATGAGAGCACAGAACTAGTAGGCAGCCCAAATGCTACCTTCATCAGCTTAGAGCAGCAGGGTTCTGCAAGGAGTAGGCCTGCTAGTGCAGTGTAAGATGCCATTGACACAACCCACCTTTGTCAACATCCATGGgctgcaaagaaaacaaaaactcaagtTAGTATCATTATGAGGAATTTCTATTCATCTCTCCCTCAAGTCTGAATCAATTCCCTAACCCACTTCTGTTCCATTTCCTAGACGGTTCCCACCCTAGGTTAGTTGGCCCAGTTACTGCTGTGAAGCCACACAGCTGCTGAGAAGGAAAAGGGTCCTGTGCCTGGCTAGAAAGGCATTTCTAGGAGCAGTTTTCACAGTCTGGAATCAAGGTCCCACATCTCACCTCATCATCCACTTTTGGCTTCTCAAAGTAgctgtgccttttcttttcttcctctcgcTCCCGCTCCCGGTCTCGCTCTCGGTCTCGCTCCCGCTCCCGGTCTCGCTCCCGCTCGCGGTCTCTGTCTCGTTCCCGATCACGTTCCCGTTCCCGGTATCTCTCCCGCTCCTTGTCCCGAGGTGTCTTGGTTGTGGAGGGAACATAATCCCCAATGTCTTCAAAAATGCTGGAATAAAACAGGTATCACTAGTTGCTAAAATCGTACATACTCATGCTGCCATTTCTCCAAAAGGGCCAAAGACAAGAAACACAAATCTTTTGCTCACAGATGCACGGGGCTGTGATACATACTTCATGTCTGCCTCAGgaggtttcttttcttccagctTTCCTGTAATATAAAGAGCTTGTCTCAGTGACtttttaattatatacatatatataattatatattataaaaaagtgaggcatggtggcacacgactttaatcccagaactcaggaggcagagacaggcaatctctaagttcaaggccagtttagtcTACATATGGAGTTCTAGGGTAGTCAGGACTAcagacagagaccctgtcttaaaaaataaataaataacaatttttatattatatgtataagtgtttggCCCatatgaatgtctgtgcaccacacacatgccgaGAAcactcaggccagaagagggtgctgggtcctggggaactggagttccagatggtaGTGAGCAACCCTAACAGTGTTGGGAATCAAGCCTGGATGCTCTTTTCTGCTGAGCCTCTCCAGCGGCCTCAGGGCCTTTTAACCATCTGCTGTTTATAATGGACAAAAATTCCCACTCTCCTTGCCACTTCAAACCCAAGCAGTGGGCTCTGAGTGGATCAAGCAGAATTTGGACACACTCATCTTGCCCCAGCGTTCCATTTCACCATTCTCCTTTGTTGTCTAGAAGTTATCCAATGTCTACAAGGTCTTCCAGAGACCTTGGTTTCACCATCAAATGCCCTCCAAGAGTAaggttcccttcccttcccatgaGGTACCTTTATCCTTTTTCTTGAGCTTCTTGTTTCGGGTACCCTGCCTCAGGTATGACAAAATCTGGGTGAGCTTGCTGATAACAATGTCAT from Microtus pennsylvanicus isolate mMicPen1 chromosome 4, mMicPen1.hap1, whole genome shotgun sequence includes these protein-coding regions:
- the Ik gene encoding protein Red, whose protein sequence is MPERDSEPFSNPLAPDGHDVDDPHSFHQSKLTNEDFRKLLMTPRAAPTSAPPSKSRHHEMPREYNEDEDPAARRRKKKSYYAKLRQQEIERERELAEKYRDRAKERRDGVNKDYEETELISTTANYRAVGPTAEADKSAAEKRRQLIQESKFLGGDMEHTHLVKGLDFALLQKVRAEIASKEKEEEELMEKPQKETKKDEDPENKIEFKTRLGRNVYRMLFKSKSYERNELFLPGRMAYVVDLDDEYADTDIPTTLIRSKADCPTMEAQTTLTTNDIVISKLTQILSYLRQGTRNKKLKKKDKGKLEEKKPPEADMNIFEDIGDYVPSTTKTPRDKERERYRERERDRERDRDRERERDRERERDRERDREREREEEKKRHSYFEKPKVDDEPMDVDKGPGSAKELIKSINEKFAGSAGWEGTESLKKPEDKKQLGDFFGMSNSYAECYPATMDDMAVDSDEEVDYSKMDQGNKKGPLGRWDFDTQEEYSEYMNNKEALPKAAFQYGIKMSEGRKTRRFKETNDKAELDRQWKKISAIIEKRKKMEADGVEVKRPKY